The Mucilaginibacter yixingensis genome window below encodes:
- a CDS encoding valine--tRNA ligase: protein MSISTKYQPKDAENKWYSYWMEQGFFRSVPDEREPYTIVIPPPNVTGVLHMGHMLNNTIQDVLIRRARMQGKNACWVPGTDHASIATENKVVNMLKERGISKKDLTRQEFLKYAWEWKDKYGGIILNQLKKLGASCDWDRTRFTMEDSLSEAVIDTFIHLYNRGLIYRGVRMVNWDPQGKTAVSDEEVIRKEVNQKLYYIRYAISPDFRTSGLSDFLIIATTRPETIMADSAICINPNDERYKHLHGKKVFIPLINREIPIILDDYVEMDFGTGCLKVTPAHDLNDYELGQKHHLPVIDILNDDGTLNDNAQILVGVDRFAARKKIAVMLEEAGSLEKVEDYKSQIGFSERTDAVIEPKLSMQWFCKMEEMAKPALDYVLAGDIKLIPDKFINTYRHWMENVKDWCISRQLWWGQQIPAWYNKKGQYVIAKTKAEAEAQFSNEGKEHANIAQDEDVLDTWFSSWLWPISVFDGLKDPNNADINYYYPTNDLVTGPDILFFWVARMIMAGHEFRKEVPFKNVYLTGIVRDKIGRKMSKTLGNSPDPLDLIEKYGADGVRVGMLLSSAAGNDLLFDETHCEQGRNFANKLWNAFRLVKGWEVDNSLPANNEAAVEWFGSRFNQSLAEIEESFGQYRISDALMAAYKLVWDDFCALYLEMIKPEYRDGKSLPIDEFTYKQTIAIFQNILKLLHPFMPFLTEELWHDEIFGERSVMDCCIVAQMPQVEEYNQQLVADFELVKQLITEIRNTRSSKQLSPKEALPLMIKINSKVNYGQFLPIIEKLGNISEVKFVDEKVSGATSFLVMTDEFFIPLSENIDIEAETEKLQKELEYLNGFLKSVNAKLSNERFVQNAKPEIVENEQRKKADAEAKIKIITENLASLAS from the coding sequence ATGAGCATTTCAACAAAATATCAGCCTAAAGACGCAGAGAACAAGTGGTATAGTTACTGGATGGAGCAGGGTTTCTTCCGCTCGGTGCCCGATGAGCGCGAGCCTTACACCATTGTCATCCCGCCGCCAAACGTTACCGGTGTGCTGCACATGGGCCACATGCTCAATAATACCATACAAGACGTACTCATTCGTCGGGCCCGTATGCAAGGCAAAAATGCCTGCTGGGTACCGGGTACAGACCACGCCAGCATCGCTACCGAAAACAAGGTAGTGAACATGCTGAAAGAGCGCGGTATCAGCAAGAAAGACCTTACCCGCCAGGAGTTTTTAAAATACGCCTGGGAGTGGAAAGATAAATACGGTGGCATTATTTTAAATCAGCTTAAAAAATTAGGTGCCAGCTGCGATTGGGATCGTACCCGTTTTACAATGGAAGATTCTCTGAGCGAAGCTGTTATCGATACTTTTATTCACCTCTATAACCGCGGCCTGATCTATCGTGGCGTGCGCATGGTAAACTGGGATCCGCAGGGTAAAACTGCGGTGTCTGACGAAGAGGTGATTCGTAAAGAAGTAAATCAGAAGCTTTATTATATACGCTATGCTATTAGTCCGGACTTCCGGACTTCCGGACTTTCGGACTTCCTCATCATCGCCACCACCCGCCCGGAAACTATTATGGCCGATAGCGCCATCTGTATCAACCCGAATGATGAGCGCTACAAGCACCTGCATGGCAAAAAAGTATTCATCCCGTTGATTAACCGCGAGATCCCGATCATTCTGGATGATTACGTAGAGATGGATTTTGGTACCGGCTGTTTAAAGGTTACCCCGGCGCACGATTTGAATGACTATGAACTGGGCCAGAAACACCACCTGCCGGTAATTGATATTTTGAACGATGACGGGACGCTGAATGATAATGCGCAGATTCTGGTAGGCGTAGATCGTTTTGCTGCCCGTAAGAAAATAGCCGTAATGCTGGAAGAAGCCGGTTCACTGGAAAAGGTAGAAGATTATAAATCACAAATTGGTTTCAGCGAGCGTACTGATGCTGTTATCGAGCCAAAACTTTCTATGCAGTGGTTCTGCAAGATGGAAGAGATGGCCAAGCCTGCGCTGGATTACGTGTTGGCAGGAGATATCAAGCTGATTCCTGATAAATTTATTAATACCTACCGCCACTGGATGGAGAACGTGAAGGATTGGTGTATCAGTCGACAGTTGTGGTGGGGACAGCAAATACCGGCCTGGTATAATAAGAAAGGCCAGTATGTAATTGCTAAAACCAAGGCTGAGGCCGAGGCGCAGTTCAGCAACGAAGGTAAGGAGCACGCGAACATTGCCCAGGACGAAGACGTGCTGGATACCTGGTTCTCGTCATGGTTATGGCCAATCTCGGTATTTGATGGTTTGAAAGATCCGAACAATGCTGATATCAACTATTATTACCCAACAAACGACCTGGTAACTGGTCCGGATATCCTGTTCTTCTGGGTAGCCAGAATGATTATGGCCGGGCACGAGTTCCGCAAGGAGGTTCCGTTTAAGAACGTATACCTCACCGGTATTGTGCGCGATAAGATCGGTCGTAAAATGTCTAAAACACTCGGCAACTCGCCAGATCCGTTAGATCTGATTGAGAAATACGGAGCCGACGGTGTGCGTGTAGGTATGCTGCTATCATCAGCTGCAGGTAACGACTTGCTGTTTGATGAAACCCACTGTGAGCAGGGCCGTAATTTTGCCAATAAGCTTTGGAACGCCTTCAGGCTGGTAAAAGGCTGGGAGGTTGATAATAGCTTGCCTGCTAATAACGAAGCTGCTGTAGAGTGGTTTGGCAGCAGGTTTAATCAGTCGCTTGCAGAGATTGAAGAAAGCTTTGGCCAATACCGTATTTCTGACGCATTGATGGCGGCTTATAAACTGGTATGGGATGATTTCTGTGCCCTGTATCTGGAAATGATCAAGCCGGAGTATCGCGATGGCAAGTCATTGCCGATAGATGAGTTTACTTATAAGCAAACTATTGCCATCTTCCAAAACATTCTGAAGCTGTTGCATCCGTTTATGCCGTTCCTGACCGAAGAATTATGGCACGACGAAATTTTTGGGGAAAGAAGCGTTATGGATTGTTGTATTGTGGCGCAAATGCCTCAAGTTGAGGAATATAATCAACAGTTGGTGGCCGATTTTGAATTGGTAAAACAATTGATCACCGAAATCAGGAATACACGCAGCAGTAAGCAACTTTCTCCCAAAGAGGCTTTGCCACTGATGATTAAGATAAACTCAAAGGTAAATTATGGGCAATTCCTTCCCATTATTGAGAAGCTGGGTAACATCAGCGAAGTAAAATTTGTAGACGAGAAAGTATCTGGCGCAACTTCGTTCCTGGTGATGACCGACGAGTTCTTTATCCCGCTGAGCGAAAATATTGACATTGAGGCCGAAACTGAAAAGTTGCAAAAAGAGCTGGAATACCTTAATGGGTTCCTCAAATCGGTAAATGCCAAATTATCTAACGAGCGGTTTGTGCAGAATGCCAAACCTGAAATTGTAGAGAACGAGCAAAGAAAGAAAGCAGACGCCGAGGCAAAAATTAAAATTATAACAGAAAATCTGGCATCGCTGGCAAGCTAA
- a CDS encoding ATP-binding protein, giving the protein MTNTNAGFFNFSLKRLLTDEQSMLDQARIRLLYYGLMLAFVALSAIAVNIYFQHQPVLTFTALALLTAIALLFKYLTWQSRWDITSHALLILATIVNLIDVFVTIQSVDIIAVQVIILCVLFSFYMLGQGWGLFYSLANLIPVVAFMVFEFNNSYLLSFKPEKVDQGTIIITILANFIMIIFIHSHFYKAFVDNIRKLKETGEQQSRLNAAYEISIQKAEKSSQAKSEFLSTMSHEIRTPLNAVIGMSNLLMMSNPRADQLDNLEILKFSANNLLSIVNDVLDFNKIESGKVEFEKIRFSLLELLNNICGGQIIKAEEKGLKFYLDVDPSLRDKVIFGDPTRITQIIFNLVSNAIKFTQDGSVWVRVTSMGDRHNMLTVNFCVKDTGIGIAEENLGSIFEPFTQESITTTRQYGGTGLGLAIVKRLLELQNIQMRVASKLGVGSEFSFNMEFPVSTEKSATEIRAELPQQHGGDPLGGLQVLIAEDNPVNVMLMKKLFSKWDVVPTFADNGEHAVQLVQYGNFNIILMDLQMPIMNGFDAAAEIRKMADPKKANIPIIALTASALFDIKDQVYSSGMNDYVSKPFKPDELREKIFALVEHV; this is encoded by the coding sequence ATGACTAACACTAACGCCGGATTTTTCAATTTTAGTTTGAAGCGCCTGCTGACTGATGAGCAATCTATGCTCGATCAGGCCCGCATCAGGTTGCTTTACTACGGTTTGATGCTGGCTTTTGTGGCGTTAAGTGCTATTGCTGTAAATATTTATTTTCAGCATCAGCCGGTGCTAACGTTTACGGCGCTGGCGTTGCTTACGGCTATCGCGTTGTTATTCAAATACCTCACCTGGCAATCGCGCTGGGATATTACTTCGCATGCGCTGCTAATTCTGGCTACCATTGTTAATCTGATAGATGTATTTGTTACCATCCAATCGGTAGATATTATTGCGGTACAGGTAATTATCCTTTGCGTACTGTTTAGTTTTTATATGCTGGGGCAGGGTTGGGGTTTGTTCTATTCGCTGGCTAACCTCATACCGGTGGTAGCTTTCATGGTGTTTGAGTTTAACAACAGTTATCTGTTGTCTTTCAAGCCGGAGAAAGTGGATCAGGGTACTATTATCATTACCATCCTGGCCAACTTCATCATGATCATCTTTATCCACAGTCACTTTTATAAAGCGTTTGTAGATAACATCCGTAAGCTGAAAGAAACCGGCGAGCAGCAAAGCAGATTAAATGCTGCTTATGAGATTTCGATCCAAAAGGCAGAGAAATCATCGCAGGCCAAATCGGAGTTCTTGTCTACCATGTCGCATGAGATCCGCACGCCGCTTAATGCTGTTATTGGCATGAGTAACCTGCTGATGATGAGTAACCCGCGTGCAGATCAGCTGGATAACCTGGAGATCCTGAAATTCTCGGCCAATAACTTGCTCTCTATAGTTAACGATGTGCTCGACTTTAACAAGATTGAATCTGGTAAGGTTGAATTTGAGAAAATACGCTTTAGCTTACTGGAACTGCTAAATAACATTTGCGGCGGTCAGATTATTAAAGCAGAAGAGAAAGGCCTGAAGTTTTACCTTGATGTAGATCCAAGCCTGCGCGATAAAGTAATTTTTGGCGACCCGACCCGCATCACCCAGATCATTTTTAACCTGGTGAGCAATGCCATTAAGTTTACACAAGATGGCAGTGTTTGGGTACGTGTTACCTCAATGGGCGACAGGCACAACATGCTTACCGTTAACTTCTGCGTAAAAGATACCGGCATTGGTATAGCCGAGGAAAACCTGGGTTCGATATTTGAACCGTTTACCCAGGAGTCTATCACCACCACCCGTCAGTATGGCGGTACCGGTTTGGGTTTGGCCATTGTTAAGCGTTTGCTGGAGCTGCAGAACATACAAATGCGCGTGGCTAGTAAACTGGGCGTTGGTTCTGAGTTCTCGTTCAATATGGAGTTTCCGGTATCGACCGAGAAGAGTGCCACCGAAATTAGAGCCGAGCTGCCTCAGCAACATGGGGGTGACCCACTTGGCGGCCTGCAGGTATTGATTGCGGAGGATAACCCGGTTAACGTGATGCTGATGAAAAAGCTGTTCAGCAAATGGGATGTGGTGCCAACATTTGCCGATAACGGCGAGCATGCTGTTCAATTGGTGCAATACGGCAACTTCAATATTATACTGATGGACCTGCAAATGCCAATCATGAACGGGTTTGACGCCGCCGCAGAGATCCGTAAAATGGCCGATCCTAAGAAGGCCAATATTCCAATCATTGCCCTTACGGCCTCGGCATTGTTTGATATCAAAGACCAGGTTTACAGCAGTGGCATGAATGATTACGTTTCAAAGCCATTTAAGCCCGATGAGCTACGCGAAAAGATCTTTGCGCTGGTTGAGCACGTATAA
- a CDS encoding DUF4142 domain-containing protein, producing MKTPIKIYLTAAAFITASAFMGCSNSKTNNASYEADTANKAAIAHKDTTADGLKADTAKKKLDDKASKFLVKGCEANMYVIELGEMAGTHATNADVKAFGVQIATTHKALNTDILKQAFNASFKLPGGIDTDHAKKLKDLDKKKGADFDKAFLSTATDAIKKTADDYGDAHLNLPPSSTKDLANAAMGKLVTELNNAATLQGSIK from the coding sequence ATGAAAACACCAATTAAGATCTATCTCACAGCAGCTGCATTCATCACTGCTTCAGCTTTTATGGGCTGCAGTAATTCTAAAACCAATAACGCCAGCTATGAGGCCGATACCGCCAACAAAGCGGCCATTGCCCACAAAGACACCACTGCCGATGGTCTAAAAGCAGATACCGCCAAAAAAAAACTGGACGATAAAGCGTCAAAATTTCTGGTAAAAGGCTGTGAGGCTAACATGTACGTAATTGAGCTGGGCGAAATGGCCGGCACACACGCCACCAACGCCGATGTTAAAGCATTTGGCGTCCAGATAGCCACTACCCACAAAGCCCTTAATACCGACATCTTGAAACAAGCGTTTAACGCCAGCTTTAAACTCCCCGGCGGTATAGATACAGACCACGCTAAAAAACTAAAAGACCTGGATAAAAAAAAGGGAGCAGACTTTGACAAAGCATTTCTTAGCACCGCCACAGACGCGATTAAGAAAACAGCCGATGACTATGGCGACGCACATCTGAACTTACCCCCAAGCAGCACCAAAGATTTGGCTAACGCGGCCATGGGTAAACTAGTAACCGAGCTTAACAATGCAGCAACGTTGCAGGGCTCTATAAAATAG
- a CDS encoding chitinase: MKNRLSTPAIIILSAILMISISCGNTSNNASNPSAATAPAKPSFSKFISEKQFNDLFPLRDKFYTYAAFIKAVDDLGNIKVKVTKRATSVYQLIRTDKRTGKAAIVRQDVDWNENWAKQKPDSAYTIDYGAFCSEKDVLTNKKELAAFFAHMAHETRHGQNGVYNDGLMYTHEVNTSLPYIAESDEYPPVAGKKYYGRGPLQLSYNGNYGYASDCIFGDHKILLNNPDLVQNDPVVAFKAAIYFWMTPQTRKPSAHDVMIGKWQPNAADHVAGRQPGFGMTINIINGAVECNQGDNMPSMTDRIAYYQHFLKMLNVKDDNCACSCGKMQAYQ, encoded by the coding sequence ATGAAAAACAGATTATCAACTCCGGCAATCATCATCCTGTCGGCCATTTTAATGATCAGCATTAGCTGTGGTAACACCAGCAACAATGCGTCAAACCCATCAGCGGCTACTGCTCCGGCTAAGCCTAGCTTCAGCAAATTCATCAGCGAAAAACAGTTTAATGATCTTTTTCCGCTGCGCGATAAATTTTACACTTACGCCGCCTTTATCAAAGCGGTAGACGACCTGGGCAACATCAAGGTTAAAGTAACTAAACGGGCTACATCGGTTTACCAATTGATCCGTACCGATAAGCGCACCGGCAAAGCCGCCATTGTGCGCCAGGACGTTGACTGGAACGAGAACTGGGCCAAACAGAAACCCGACAGCGCCTACACCATTGATTACGGGGCCTTCTGTTCTGAAAAAGATGTGTTGACCAACAAGAAAGAACTGGCCGCCTTTTTTGCCCACATGGCGCATGAAACCCGCCACGGACAAAACGGCGTTTATAACGACGGCCTGATGTATACCCACGAGGTGAATACCAGCCTGCCCTACATTGCTGAAAGCGACGAGTACCCACCGGTTGCGGGAAAGAAATATTACGGTCGCGGACCGTTACAGCTCAGCTACAATGGCAACTACGGCTATGCCAGCGATTGTATTTTTGGCGATCATAAAATACTGCTCAACAACCCCGACCTGGTACAGAACGACCCGGTGGTGGCTTTTAAAGCTGCCATTTATTTCTGGATGACGCCGCAAACCCGCAAACCATCGGCCCATGATGTGATGATTGGCAAATGGCAACCCAACGCTGCCGACCACGTAGCAGGCCGTCAACCAGGCTTTGGTATGACCATCAACATTATTAACGGTGCTGTTGAATGCAACCAGGGCGATAACATGCCCAGCATGACCGACCGCATTGCCTACTATCAGCACTTTTTAAAAATGCTGAATGTGAAGGACGATAATTGCGCATGCTCTTGCGGCAAAATGCAGGCATACCAGTAA
- a CDS encoding cob(I)yrinic acid a,c-diamide adenosyltransferase: MKIYTKTGDKGFTSLIGGTRVPKHHIRIESYGTVDELNSWVGLIRDQEIGEHHRDVLKQVQDRLFTIGATLAADPERSKMQIPDLHEGDIFLLENEMDEMNKQLPALKHFILPGGSNAVSYCHVARCVCRRAERITVHLAEESPVEEQVIIYLNRLSDYLFTLARAVGHAQQVNENIWLPRM, from the coding sequence ATGAAAATTTATACCAAAACCGGCGACAAAGGCTTTACCTCGCTAATAGGCGGTACGCGTGTGCCTAAGCACCACATTCGTATTGAGAGTTATGGTACGGTAGATGAATTGAACTCGTGGGTAGGGTTGATCCGAGATCAGGAGATTGGTGAGCATCATCGCGATGTTTTGAAGCAGGTGCAGGATAGGTTGTTTACCATTGGCGCTACACTGGCAGCAGATCCGGAGCGCTCAAAAATGCAGATCCCGGATTTGCACGAAGGTGACATTTTCCTGCTGGAAAACGAGATGGACGAGATGAACAAACAATTGCCGGCATTGAAACATTTTATTTTGCCGGGTGGTAGCAATGCGGTATCTTACTGCCACGTTGCACGCTGCGTTTGCAGGCGCGCAGAGCGTATTACGGTACATTTGGCCGAAGAAAGCCCGGTAGAAGAGCAAGTGATTATTTACCTGAACCGCCTGAGCGATTACCTGTTTACGCTGGCTCGCGCTGTTGGGCATGCACAGCAGGTAAATGAAAATATTTGGCTGCCAAGGATGTAA
- a CDS encoding DUF2795 domain-containing protein translates to MYWTLELASHLEDAPWPATKDELIDYAIRSGAPVEVIENLQALEDDGEPYENIEEIWPDYPTKDDFFFNEDEY, encoded by the coding sequence ATGTATTGGACTCTAGAACTGGCTTCGCATCTTGAAGATGCACCATGGCCTGCAACAAAAGACGAATTAATAGATTACGCTATCCGTTCTGGCGCACCTGTAGAGGTTATTGAGAATTTGCAAGCTCTTGAAGACGATGGCGAGCCGTATGAAAATATTGAAGAAATATGGCCTGATTACCCTACAAAAGACGATTTCTTTTTTAACGAAGACGAATACTAA
- a CDS encoding lmo0937 family membrane protein yields the protein MRGLLYIIAVILVIGWLFGFFFYNAGGIIHILLVIAIIALLLGVIRRA from the coding sequence ATGAGAGGTTTATTGTACATTATAGCAGTTATCCTGGTTATTGGCTGGCTGTTTGGGTTTTTCTTTTACAACGCAGGTGGCATTATCCACATCCTGCTGGTTATAGCTATTATAGCACTGTTGCTGGGGGTTATTCGCAGAGCCTGA
- a CDS encoding ATP-dependent DNA helicase RecQ, with protein sequence MTIHEILKHYWGHDHFRPVQEEVIQSVLLVNDTLALLPTGGGKSVCFQVPALAKDGICIVISPLIALMKDQVENLKAKGIQAIAIVSGMNKREVDIALDNCIYGPIKFLYLSPERLLSDLVRERIKYMNVNLFAIDEAHCISQWGYDFRPPYLHVADLRVLHPKVPVLALTATATAEVREDIQEKLQFKQPNVFQKSFERKNLAYVVQPEEDKLRKMLDVVRGVNGSGLVYVRSRKETFELAQYLNAHKIKTDYYHAGLSADERAAKQEAWKSNRTRVMVATNAFGMGIDKPDVRFVIHKDAPESLEAYYQEAGRAGRDEQKAYAVLLYNQADRHRQEKKFLTAFPSIDEIKQTYHYLANYYQLAYGAGEGLSLDLDIGEFCSRFKLDAVKTLNALKFLERDEYLAFNESVFLPSRFRFEVAHEELYNFQLQNRGWDTFIKAMLRTYGGAFENYVRLREFDLARKTGLSVQQVLDGLRQLHDFGVLSYLPQTDMPQVTWTRPRQLPTHLMIDRQYIDNRKMVYRQKMEAVFAYAETRRCRSQMLLAYFDEQDAPKCGVCDVCLDEKRAQNASSINDDITDELLRLLGTSALKLDDLIGTTHTGTDKEKIAVLRQLLDAGKIKTDGERYYV encoded by the coding sequence ATGACCATCCACGAGATACTCAAACACTATTGGGGGCACGATCACTTCCGGCCGGTACAGGAAGAGGTGATTCAGAGTGTGCTGCTGGTTAATGATACCTTGGCGCTGCTGCCTACGGGTGGGGGTAAGTCGGTGTGTTTTCAGGTGCCGGCACTGGCAAAGGATGGGATTTGTATTGTGATCTCGCCGCTGATTGCGCTGATGAAAGACCAGGTAGAAAACCTGAAGGCGAAGGGCATTCAGGCCATTGCCATTGTATCGGGCATGAACAAGCGCGAGGTGGATATTGCGTTGGATAATTGTATTTATGGTCCAATTAAATTTCTCTACCTCTCGCCTGAGCGTTTACTGAGCGATCTGGTGCGCGAACGGATCAAGTATATGAACGTCAATTTGTTTGCCATTGACGAGGCGCACTGTATCTCGCAATGGGGGTATGATTTTCGTCCACCTTATCTGCATGTGGCAGATCTGCGGGTACTGCATCCAAAAGTACCGGTGTTGGCGTTAACGGCTACGGCTACCGCTGAGGTGCGCGAGGATATCCAGGAGAAGCTGCAGTTTAAGCAACCCAATGTTTTCCAGAAAAGCTTTGAACGTAAAAACCTGGCCTACGTGGTGCAACCTGAAGAGGATAAACTGCGCAAGATGCTGGATGTGGTGCGCGGTGTAAACGGCAGCGGACTGGTCTATGTACGCAGTCGCAAGGAAACCTTTGAGCTGGCACAATACCTCAATGCGCATAAAATAAAAACTGATTATTACCACGCAGGTCTCAGCGCCGATGAGCGTGCCGCCAAGCAGGAAGCCTGGAAGAGCAATCGCACACGGGTGATGGTAGCCACCAACGCCTTTGGGATGGGGATTGATAAGCCAGATGTGCGTTTCGTCATCCATAAAGATGCCCCCGAAAGTTTAGAGGCTTATTACCAGGAAGCCGGCCGTGCCGGCCGGGATGAGCAAAAGGCTTATGCGGTGTTGTTATATAATCAAGCAGATCGTCATCGGCAGGAGAAGAAATTTCTGACAGCCTTCCCGTCGATAGACGAGATCAAGCAGACCTATCATTACCTGGCCAACTATTATCAACTGGCTTACGGGGCAGGGGAGGGGTTGAGTCTTGACCTGGATATAGGCGAGTTTTGCAGTCGCTTTAAGCTGGATGCCGTGAAAACGCTGAATGCCCTGAAGTTTCTGGAACGCGATGAATATCTGGCTTTTAACGAGAGTGTTTTCCTGCCGTCGCGCTTTAGGTTTGAGGTGGCGCATGAGGAATTGTATAATTTTCAGTTGCAGAACCGCGGCTGGGATACTTTTATAAAAGCCATGCTGCGCACCTACGGTGGCGCGTTTGAGAACTATGTGCGCCTGCGCGAGTTTGACCTGGCCCGTAAAACCGGCCTGAGTGTACAACAAGTGCTGGATGGCCTGCGTCAACTCCATGATTTTGGGGTGTTGAGCTATCTGCCCCAAACAGATATGCCGCAGGTAACCTGGACGCGTCCAAGGCAGTTGCCTACGCACCTGATGATTGATCGTCAGTACATCGACAACCGCAAAATGGTGTACCGCCAAAAAATGGAAGCCGTTTTTGCGTATGCTGAAACCCGTCGATGCCGTAGCCAGATGCTGTTAGCTTATTTTGATGAGCAAGACGCGCCAAAATGCGGTGTTTGCGATGTGTGTCTGGATGAAAAGCGCGCTCAAAATGCCTCATCCATCAATGATGATATTACCGATGAACTGCTGCGTCTGCTCGGCACATCGGCCTTAAAGTTAGACGACTTGATTGGAACTACTCACACCGGTACCGATAAAGAAAAAATTGCCGTGCTACGTCAGCTGTTGGATGCCGGTAAAATTAAGACGGATGGGGAGCGGTATTATGTTTAA
- a CDS encoding division/cell wall cluster transcriptional repressor MraZ, whose translation MEYFIGNYFCKIDTKNRLAIPSGLKQQLPGDGKDPLVINKGRGGYLDIFTKAEWKRQLDTLMELNQYSRENREFIRRYTNSAIVVEPDGAGRLLIPKFLCDHAGLNAASAADVVLSCQPDRIELWEEKAHAASLEEDYDMDAKIEELLGGLKKGGANE comes from the coding sequence ATGGAGTATTTTATAGGTAATTATTTCTGTAAGATAGACACCAAGAATCGCTTGGCTATCCCTTCAGGTCTGAAGCAACAGCTTCCGGGCGATGGGAAAGATCCGCTTGTGATAAACAAGGGGCGCGGTGGCTATCTGGATATTTTTACCAAGGCTGAGTGGAAACGCCAGCTGGATACTCTGATGGAACTGAATCAGTACTCTCGAGAAAATCGTGAGTTCATTAGGAGGTACACCAACAGTGCGATAGTGGTAGAGCCGGATGGTGCAGGTAGATTGTTGATCCCTAAATTTTTGTGTGATCACGCTGGTTTGAATGCGGCAAGCGCTGCTGATGTGGTGTTGAGTTGTCAGCCAGATCGTATTGAGTTGTGGGAAGAAAAAGCACACGCTGCAAGCCTTGAAGAAGATTATGATATGGACGCGAAGATTGAGGAGTTGTTGGGTGGCCTGAAGAAAGGGGGCGCAAATGAGTAA
- the rsmH gene encoding 16S rRNA (cytosine(1402)-N(4))-methyltransferase RsmH → MSNYHVPVMLQECIEGLNIKPNGTYVDVTFGGGGHSREIMKHLGEDGRLLAFDQDADAQRNIIADERFEFVDQNFRYLKNFCRLHNAVPVDGILADLGVSSHQFDEADRGFSIRFDAELDMRMNQASELSAKQVVNTYAEADLHRIFGIYGEIQNAKTLAKTIVTARLNAQLNTVADLKNAIQSLIPRGKENKYLAQVFQALRIEVNQELEALKDFLTQAAEVLAPGGRLVVMSYHSLEDRLVKNFIAKGKFSGEVEKDLFGNDQKPLDAVSRGAITASEEEIKVNNRARSAKLRIAVKK, encoded by the coding sequence ATGAGTAATTATCATGTACCTGTAATGCTTCAGGAGTGTATCGAAGGGTTGAATATTAAACCTAACGGTACCTATGTAGATGTCACCTTTGGTGGTGGCGGTCACTCGCGCGAGATCATGAAGCATCTGGGTGAAGATGGTAGGTTGCTGGCCTTTGATCAGGATGCGGACGCGCAGCGTAATATCATAGCAGATGAACGCTTTGAGTTTGTAGATCAGAATTTTCGCTACTTAAAAAACTTTTGCCGTTTGCATAATGCGGTACCGGTGGATGGTATACTGGCAGATCTGGGTGTATCGTCGCACCAGTTTGATGAAGCCGATCGTGGTTTCTCTATCCGTTTTGACGCGGAGCTGGATATGCGCATGAATCAGGCGTCGGAGTTGAGTGCTAAACAGGTAGTAAATACTTATGCCGAGGCAGATTTGCATCGCATTTTTGGCATATACGGCGAGATACAGAATGCCAAAACACTGGCTAAAACCATTGTAACTGCTCGCTTAAATGCGCAGCTCAATACTGTGGCCGATCTGAAGAATGCTATCCAATCGCTCATACCGCGTGGTAAAGAGAATAAATACCTGGCGCAGGTTTTCCAGGCGCTGCGGATAGAGGTAAACCAGGAACTGGAGGCGCTGAAAGATTTTTTGACCCAGGCGGCAGAAGTGCTGGCGCCGGGCGGCAGACTGGTGGTGATGTCATATCATTCGCTTGAAGACAGGCTGGTAAAAAACTTCATCGCCAAAGGCAAATTTAGCGGTGAGGTAGAAAAAGACCTTTTTGGTAACGATCAGAAACCATTGGATGCGGTTAGTCGCGGTGCGATTACGGCATCAGAAGAAGAAATAAAAGTTAATAACCGGGCGCGCAGTGCCAAACTAAGAATAGCTGTAAAGAAATGA
- a CDS encoding FtsL-like putative cell division protein, producing MTNRLRTEIQEEEAELAAEKAAEESVKVKAKKDVPENFLTQLFSKELVSTEKATSALPFVLFLAALGMVYIWNMHQAENNIRDIDKLGKEVKELSALYKSAKAELAYKSTLSQVSAQADSLIGLKEPVEPPHKITVKEGEQ from the coding sequence ATGACCAATCGTTTACGTACAGAAATTCAGGAAGAAGAAGCTGAGCTGGCGGCAGAAAAAGCGGCAGAGGAGTCTGTTAAAGTTAAAGCAAAAAAAGACGTCCCTGAAAACTTTTTAACGCAGCTGTTCAGCAAAGAACTGGTAAGTACCGAAAAGGCTACCAGTGCGCTGCCGTTTGTGCTGTTTTTGGCGGCGCTGGGTATGGTGTATATCTGGAATATGCACCAGGCCGAGAATAACATCCGCGATATTGATAAACTGGGTAAAGAAGTTAAAGAGCTGAGCGCTTTATATAAATCGGCCAAGGCTGAGCTGGCTTACAAAAGTACCTTAAGCCAGGTGTCTGCCCAGGCTGATTCATTGATTGGGCTGAAAGAGCCTGTAGAACCGCCTCATAAAATTACAGTAAAGGAGGGTGAGCAATGA